A window of the Streptomyces sp. NBC_00454 genome harbors these coding sequences:
- a CDS encoding nuclear transport factor 2 family protein, protein MTSTDTTDITRAINDLLFTPGLGLEEAIDRHFTPDYRQRTNGVWSDRTSFAQHMTRLRSLIRSGHIEVHDELRDGLRYADRHTVTLGHHDGHTSRTEVYLFAHLAPDGRFRCVEETTLLVTGHTDDRNLGLIT, encoded by the coding sequence ATGACATCGACCGACACGACCGACATCACCCGGGCCATCAACGATCTGCTGTTCACCCCGGGCCTCGGCCTCGAGGAGGCCATCGACCGGCACTTCACCCCCGACTACCGCCAGCGCACCAACGGCGTGTGGAGTGACCGGACCTCCTTCGCCCAGCACATGACCCGCCTGCGTTCCCTGATCCGCAGCGGGCACATCGAGGTCCACGACGAACTCCGCGACGGGCTGCGGTACGCCGACCGCCACACCGTCACCCTCGGACACCACGACGGCCACACCTCCCGCACCGAGGTCTACCTCTTCGCCCACCTCGCCCCCGACGGCCGCTTCCGGTGCGTCGAGGAGACCACCCTCCTGGTCACCGGCCACACCGACGACCGGAACCTCGGGCTCATCACCTGA
- a CDS encoding alpha/beta fold hydrolase — protein MTTYVLVPGAWHGAWTFEPLARELRSLGHHAYPLSLTGLGSRRHLLTPSVNLDTHIADVVNLLEDEAVTDAVLVGHSYGGMVITGAADRVPERVKGLVYVDAMVPEDGQSTWSLVSDNEREWYLDGTGENGYTSAPLPFFDPRATPHPLASLLQAVRLEGDLARFAEKSYVYATKWPTPSPFTELYERLSGSPQWRTHAVESGHNVMREAPDQLLKVLLSHG, from the coding sequence GTGACCACGTACGTACTCGTCCCCGGTGCCTGGCACGGCGCCTGGACCTTCGAGCCGCTCGCCCGCGAACTGCGGAGCCTCGGGCACCACGCCTATCCGCTGAGCCTGACCGGACTCGGCAGCCGCAGGCACCTGCTGACCCCGTCCGTGAACCTGGACACGCACATCGCGGACGTGGTGAACCTGCTGGAGGACGAGGCGGTCACCGATGCCGTCCTGGTCGGCCACAGCTACGGGGGCATGGTCATCACCGGCGCCGCCGACCGGGTCCCGGAGCGCGTGAAGGGGCTGGTGTACGTGGACGCGATGGTCCCCGAAGACGGTCAGTCCACCTGGTCGCTGGTGTCGGACAACGAGCGCGAGTGGTACCTCGACGGCACCGGGGAGAACGGCTACACCAGCGCCCCGCTCCCCTTCTTCGACCCGCGCGCCACCCCGCACCCGCTGGCCTCACTGCTCCAGGCGGTCCGCCTGGAGGGCGATCTGGCACGCTTCGCCGAGAAGTCGTACGTCTACGCCACCAAGTGGCCGACGCCGTCACCCTTCACGGAGCTGTACGAGCGGCTGAGCGGCTCACCACAGTGGCGCACGCACGCCGTCGAAAGCGGCCACAACGTCATGAGGGAGGCGCCGGATCAGCTGCTGAAGGTGCTCCTGAGCCACGGCTGA
- a CDS encoding cytochrome P450, cyclodipeptide synthase-associated, whose protein sequence is MSVVTPRFSVLSEDFAADPYRYFAQLREQAPVHHEPAIDCYFVSRHEDVKRVLSDHDAFTTETLQVRAEPVMRGPILAQMTGAEHTAKRKAVVRGITGQALQDQIPAIRANAAEILAPFLPVGRVDLLNDFGKPFAVHVTLDVLGLDRADWQRVADWHSGIAEFITSLTLTPERRRHCLDCAEQLEAYLLPVIQERRRRPGEDLISKLCTAEYDGTVMSDREVTGLIINVLVASTEPADKTLALLFKHLLDHPEQLAQVRRDPELLGAAIAETLRHTPPVQLVPRQAERDAVFAGGTVPAGATVFCMIGAANRDPDAFTDPDVFDIHRPDLGTARSFTAAAQHLSFGTGLHQCIGAAFARAEIETVAAMLLPLLDQVRYSPGFRYRETGLYTRGPASLSLDFTPVR, encoded by the coding sequence ATGTCCGTGGTCACTCCCCGATTCAGCGTCCTGTCCGAGGACTTCGCTGCTGACCCCTACCGGTACTTCGCCCAGTTGAGGGAGCAGGCGCCGGTGCACCACGAGCCGGCGATCGACTGCTACTTCGTCTCCCGCCACGAGGACGTGAAACGGGTACTGAGCGACCATGACGCCTTCACCACCGAGACGCTGCAGGTGCGCGCCGAGCCGGTGATGCGCGGGCCGATCCTCGCCCAGATGACCGGGGCCGAGCACACCGCCAAGCGGAAGGCCGTCGTACGGGGCATCACCGGCCAGGCGCTCCAGGATCAGATTCCCGCCATCCGCGCCAACGCCGCCGAGATCTTGGCCCCGTTTCTCCCCGTGGGCCGGGTGGACCTGCTGAACGATTTCGGCAAGCCCTTCGCCGTGCACGTGACGCTCGACGTCCTCGGCCTGGACAGAGCGGACTGGCAGCGGGTCGCCGACTGGCACAGCGGGATCGCCGAGTTCATCACCAGCCTGACCCTCACCCCCGAGCGCCGACGCCACTGCCTCGACTGCGCCGAGCAGTTGGAGGCCTATCTCCTGCCCGTGATCCAGGAGCGGCGCCGCCGGCCCGGCGAGGACCTGATATCGAAGCTGTGCACCGCCGAGTACGACGGCACCGTCATGAGCGATCGTGAGGTCACCGGGCTGATCATCAACGTGCTGGTGGCCTCCACCGAGCCCGCGGACAAGACGCTCGCCCTGCTCTTCAAGCATCTGCTCGACCACCCGGAGCAGCTGGCGCAGGTCCGCCGGGACCCGGAGCTGCTGGGCGCCGCCATTGCGGAAACGTTGCGCCACACCCCGCCGGTCCAGCTCGTTCCCCGCCAGGCGGAGAGGGACGCCGTGTTCGCCGGAGGCACCGTCCCGGCGGGTGCCACCGTCTTCTGCATGATCGGCGCGGCCAACCGCGACCCCGACGCGTTCACCGACCCGGACGTCTTCGACATCCACCGCCCCGACCTGGGAACCGCCCGCTCCTTCACCGCGGCCGCCCAGCACCTGTCCTTCGGCACCGGGCTCCACCAGTGCATCGGCGCGGCCTTCGCGCGCGCCGAGATCGAGACCGTCGCCGCGATGCTCCTGCCGCTGCTCGACCAGGTCCGTTACAGCCCCGGCTTCCGTTACCGGGAGACCGGCCTGTACACCCGAGGCCCTGCCTCGCTGTCGCTGGACTTCACCCCCGTCCGCTGA
- a CDS encoding cold-shock protein — protein sequence MATGTVKWFNAEKGFGFIAQDEGPDVFVHFSAIQSGGYRSLEENQKVEFEVTQGPKGPQADNVTVVA from the coding sequence ATGGCAACAGGCACGGTGAAGTGGTTCAACGCGGAAAAGGGCTTCGGGTTCATCGCCCAGGACGAGGGCCCGGACGTGTTCGTCCACTTCTCCGCGATCCAGTCGGGGGGCTACCGCTCGCTGGAGGAGAACCAGAAGGTGGAGTTCGAAGTAACCCAGGGCCCCAAGGGCCCCCAGGCCGACAACGTCACGGTCGTCGCCTGA
- a CDS encoding CHAT domain-containing protein: MTQTQDIIERLLLLDQLSRLPAVLEAALPFDGQELLVGLRARAKTAEAGGQHAEAAFLRSLVPRVEEALPRSAVTGASRAPATPTELLDRLLAYGSALDQYLVARRYPELARASVPLLQSWFADARTVERERHASAIAVIGVVWGGPNDQAFGRVMWSALQRRRGAARAARRHLDRAQPDGTPAGDTLRLQLLAARTALTDTGGELEEAVRMAREGLTAATAHADTVAARLFHEELAGCLRSLGRTSEALPHVNAALEALPDHEAAAAERSSLLNLRGLIQEDLGEYDLGAADFAAAGLAAQRCGDERRRFEAVTNGAASLSKAGRQREALQAFEQVLAEARRHHHDRRVSATLNNIGQVRLAMGDAAGARNSFLDAINGCRILPQGDTGELISWFGLADATSALGDADSAKHLYLAALITGITSGHYDTALGDYLLRGQKFDDQDRVAHLRLLQSAFAQLTSWRHRAAVGAFLAREVIRGGEQERGHRLFADLLAEATSRDPEGLECLAVRTRFASVLAHELGRPRAALAEYQLARRHVQRLLARTQVPDRRAELVSEHFGIYEALLGLLVGAPEALGLTESEAWRLAFDLHEEAKSPTTLAHLGAAPLTSAETEALLAEAAPPEGMAFVSFFCGTRHTYVFVLATNAELRAERVRIGRDELQGAADELRRIFNGDPQGFPPLAPLRPRAPHRRSIAFLDALGPRLTAFAGFAPPQTLICVAPHGPLHLLPLHALPMADGARLATRNCLTYTPSLSVLAPVLRRRTPLRRTGRALFVGVAAQEDPNPELFRTDGTLLKSAGWQVTELTGADAHPSAVLHALSAADVAHFTCHGYADPANPMESGLVLSPLGTSEPPTKHIRRLSVAQRSAALLRPSQLADHPSVPALLTLRACSSAWQAETNRGDEFAGLTRAFLQAGARSVLSTLWNVDQESSGLQVSALYSRMKADPNTPLWVCYWRAQRELLDRSGAPWLTHPYHFAPMVLNGDWR; the protein is encoded by the coding sequence TTGACGCAGACCCAGGACATCATCGAGCGCCTGCTCCTGCTGGACCAGCTCAGCCGTCTGCCTGCTGTCCTCGAAGCCGCGCTGCCCTTCGACGGCCAGGAGCTCCTCGTCGGCCTGCGTGCTCGCGCAAAGACCGCCGAGGCCGGCGGACAGCACGCCGAGGCCGCGTTCCTGCGGTCATTGGTTCCACGTGTGGAAGAGGCGCTCCCGCGCTCGGCTGTGACAGGGGCATCGCGAGCGCCGGCGACGCCGACGGAGCTCCTGGACCGCCTACTCGCCTACGGTTCCGCGCTCGACCAGTACCTCGTCGCCCGGCGGTACCCGGAGCTGGCCCGCGCCTCCGTGCCCCTCCTGCAGTCCTGGTTCGCGGACGCACGCACCGTGGAGAGGGAGCGCCACGCCTCGGCCATTGCCGTCATCGGCGTGGTCTGGGGCGGACCGAACGACCAGGCCTTCGGCCGGGTGATGTGGTCAGCGCTGCAGCGACGCAGGGGGGCGGCGCGGGCCGCGCGCCGGCACCTCGACCGGGCGCAGCCGGACGGCACCCCGGCCGGGGACACGCTGCGGCTCCAACTGTTGGCCGCCCGAACGGCGTTGACCGACACGGGCGGGGAGCTGGAGGAGGCCGTCCGGATGGCCCGCGAGGGTCTGACGGCCGCGACGGCCCACGCGGACACGGTGGCCGCCCGGCTCTTCCATGAGGAGCTCGCCGGATGTCTCCGCTCCCTCGGCCGGACCAGTGAGGCGCTGCCCCACGTGAACGCCGCCCTGGAGGCGCTGCCCGATCATGAGGCAGCCGCGGCCGAGCGCTCATCACTCCTGAACCTGCGCGGCCTGATCCAGGAGGACCTCGGGGAGTACGACCTCGGCGCAGCCGACTTCGCCGCGGCCGGGCTGGCAGCCCAGCGCTGTGGGGACGAGCGGCGTCGATTCGAGGCCGTGACGAACGGCGCCGCCTCCCTCTCGAAGGCGGGACGGCAGCGCGAAGCCCTCCAGGCCTTCGAGCAGGTCCTGGCCGAAGCGCGGCGCCATCACCACGACCGCAGGGTGTCGGCCACGCTCAACAACATCGGCCAGGTCCGCCTCGCCATGGGCGACGCCGCCGGTGCCCGGAACAGTTTCCTCGACGCGATCAACGGATGCCGCATCCTGCCGCAGGGCGACACCGGGGAGCTGATCAGCTGGTTCGGTCTCGCGGACGCGACATCCGCCCTCGGCGACGCAGACTCGGCCAAACACCTGTACCTCGCGGCGCTCATCACGGGAATCACCTCCGGGCACTACGACACCGCCCTCGGCGACTACCTCCTGCGCGGACAGAAGTTCGACGACCAGGACCGCGTGGCCCACCTCCGCCTGCTCCAGTCCGCCTTCGCCCAGCTCACCTCTTGGCGGCACAGGGCGGCCGTAGGGGCGTTCCTGGCCCGTGAGGTCATCCGCGGGGGCGAGCAGGAGCGGGGGCACCGGCTGTTCGCCGACCTCCTCGCGGAGGCCACCTCCCGCGACCCGGAAGGTCTGGAGTGCCTGGCCGTCCGGACGCGCTTCGCCTCCGTACTCGCCCACGAACTCGGCCGGCCACGAGCGGCACTGGCCGAGTACCAGCTGGCCCGGAGGCACGTCCAGCGTCTCCTCGCCCGTACGCAGGTGCCCGACCGGCGCGCCGAGCTGGTGAGCGAGCACTTCGGTATCTACGAGGCCCTCCTCGGGCTCCTGGTCGGCGCCCCGGAAGCCCTCGGCCTCACCGAGAGCGAGGCCTGGCGGCTCGCGTTCGACCTGCACGAGGAGGCGAAGTCGCCGACCACGCTCGCCCACCTGGGGGCGGCCCCGCTGACATCCGCCGAGACCGAGGCCCTGCTCGCCGAGGCGGCGCCGCCCGAGGGCATGGCCTTCGTGTCCTTCTTCTGCGGCACGCGGCACACGTACGTGTTCGTACTCGCCACCAATGCGGAGCTGCGGGCCGAGCGGGTGCGGATCGGCCGGGACGAACTGCAAGGAGCGGCGGACGAACTCCGCCGGATCTTCAACGGCGACCCCCAGGGCTTCCCGCCCCTCGCCCCGCTCAGGCCGCGCGCCCCGCACCGTCGCAGCATCGCCTTCCTCGACGCTCTAGGCCCGCGCCTGACCGCGTTCGCCGGGTTCGCTCCGCCGCAGACCCTGATCTGCGTGGCACCCCACGGCCCACTGCACCTCCTGCCGCTGCACGCCCTGCCCATGGCGGACGGCGCCCGGCTGGCGACCCGCAACTGCCTGACCTACACCCCGAGTCTGAGCGTGCTGGCACCCGTCCTGCGCCGGCGCACTCCGCTGCGCCGCACAGGGCGGGCCCTGTTCGTCGGCGTAGCCGCACAGGAGGACCCCAACCCCGAGCTCTTCCGGACGGACGGCACGCTGCTGAAGTCGGCGGGCTGGCAGGTCACGGAACTCACCGGGGCGGACGCGCACCCGTCGGCTGTCCTCCACGCCCTGAGCGCCGCGGATGTCGCGCACTTCACCTGCCACGGCTACGCGGACCCGGCCAACCCGATGGAGTCCGGGCTCGTCCTCTCGCCCCTCGGCACGTCGGAGCCGCCCACGAAGCACATCCGGCGCCTGTCGGTCGCGCAGCGCAGCGCCGCGCTCCTGCGGCCCTCCCAACTCGCCGACCATCCGTCGGTTCCGGCCCTGCTCACGCTGCGGGCGTGCTCCTCCGCCTGGCAGGCCGAGACGAACCGAGGCGACGAATTCGCAGGGCTGACCAGGGCGTTCCTGCAGGCGGGGGCGCGCTCGGTGCTCTCCACGCTCTGGAACGTCGACCAGGAGAGCTCCGGCCTGCAGGTGTCCGCCCTCTACTCACGGATGAAGGCCGATCCGAACACACCCCTCTGGGTCTGCTATTGGCGCGCCCAGCGTGAACTGCTCGATCGGTCGGGCGCCCCGTGGCTCACCCACCCCTACCACTTTGCCCCCATGGTGCTGAACGGCGACTGGAGATGA
- a CDS encoding DUF2975 domain-containing protein, whose protein sequence is MNTRLTRTLTSVTFGLAMLCGLAFIGTGITHLLDDGDICVQTEFWRNAALAPDGLSVGKGVEASSSAARLCQHSPSTGQRAADLGIELPWLLFGALALLLFSRVLEGVVKQGPFTEAVARRLSVLGWFVAVGTPLTGLVAGWSQSWLVDSMAPIVGSGPTVSGPLVLVLAGLAAVVMGRIMREGVRMREDLEGTI, encoded by the coding sequence GTGAACACACGGCTCACGAGGACTCTGACCTCGGTGACCTTCGGACTGGCGATGCTCTGCGGGCTCGCCTTCATCGGCACCGGGATCACGCACCTGCTCGACGACGGCGACATCTGCGTGCAGACCGAGTTCTGGCGCAACGCCGCACTGGCGCCGGACGGCCTGTCGGTCGGCAAGGGGGTCGAGGCGTCCAGCAGCGCGGCACGCCTGTGCCAGCACAGCCCTTCCACGGGCCAGCGCGCGGCCGACCTCGGGATCGAACTGCCGTGGCTGCTGTTCGGCGCCCTCGCGCTGCTGCTCTTCTCCCGGGTGCTCGAAGGCGTCGTGAAGCAGGGCCCGTTCACTGAGGCGGTGGCGCGGCGGCTGTCGGTCCTGGGCTGGTTCGTCGCGGTGGGTACGCCGCTGACCGGTCTGGTGGCCGGCTGGTCGCAGTCCTGGCTGGTGGACAGCATGGCGCCGATCGTGGGTTCCGGGCCGACGGTCTCGGGGCCGCTGGTGCTCGTCCTCGCCGGTCTCGCCGCGGTGGTCATGGGCAGGATCATGCGCGAGGGCGTGCGCATGCGGGAGGACCTCGAAGGGACCATCTGA
- a CDS encoding restriction endonuclease yields MVLTALAATLALSVMVAALRWLAAHPWTVAAVLLVAAAGAGAWAWRRGKAARWDQVRASGLRYALGQLDGLHHRAFEFAVRDLLRRDGCADAQQVGGRGDNGADVKATDPYGRRWAIQCKHRKDGWSGKPVGTPDLHVLNGTGRQIHNGDVLVMLTNGRITDNAVQFAKSQRLHLVDRHLLADWASGSRPLWDLLRALPPAGRQTGP; encoded by the coding sequence GTGGTCCTCACCGCTCTCGCGGCGACGCTCGCGCTCAGCGTGATGGTCGCCGCGTTGCGGTGGCTGGCCGCCCACCCCTGGACCGTGGCGGCCGTACTGCTCGTGGCGGCCGCCGGAGCCGGCGCCTGGGCATGGCGGCGCGGGAAGGCAGCCCGGTGGGACCAGGTCCGGGCGAGCGGTCTGCGCTACGCGCTCGGACAGCTCGACGGCCTCCATCACCGGGCGTTCGAGTTCGCGGTACGGGACCTGCTGCGCCGCGACGGCTGCGCGGACGCCCAGCAGGTCGGCGGACGCGGTGACAACGGCGCCGACGTCAAGGCCACCGACCCCTACGGCCGCCGGTGGGCCATCCAGTGCAAACACAGGAAGGACGGCTGGTCCGGGAAGCCCGTCGGTACCCCCGACCTGCACGTCCTCAACGGCACCGGCAGGCAGATCCACAACGGTGACGTCCTGGTCATGCTCACCAACGGCCGCATCACCGACAACGCGGTGCAGTTCGCGAAGTCCCAACGGCTCCACCTGGTCGACCGCCACCTCCTCGCCGACTGGGCCAGCGGATCCCGCCCGCTGTGGGACCTCTTGCGCGCCCTGCCTCCGGCCGGCCGCCAAACCGGCCCTTAA
- a CDS encoding PIG-L family deacetylase has protein sequence MTDRPLTLMAVHAHPDDEATGTGGVLARYAAEGIRTVLVTCTDGGCGDGPGGVKPGDPGHDPAAIALMRRQELEASRDVLKISDLETLDYADSGMMGWQSNDAPGAFWQTPVEKGAARLAELMRHYQPDVVVTYDENGFYGHPDHIQAHRITMAALEMTELTPKVYWTTMPRSAMQRFGEIMREFHEDMPEPDPAETAALAKIGLPDDEITTWVDTTAFSGQKFDALAAHASQGENIFFLRMGKERFGELMGMETFVRVQDTTGAALPENDLFAGLR, from the coding sequence ATGACCGACCGGCCCTTGACGCTCATGGCAGTGCACGCCCACCCCGATGACGAGGCCACCGGAACCGGAGGGGTCCTCGCCCGCTACGCGGCGGAAGGCATCCGCACGGTGCTCGTGACGTGTACCGACGGCGGTTGCGGTGACGGACCGGGCGGTGTCAAGCCGGGCGATCCCGGGCACGATCCGGCGGCCATTGCCTTGATGCGCCGTCAAGAGCTCGAAGCGAGCCGTGACGTCCTGAAGATCAGCGATCTGGAGACGCTGGACTACGCCGACTCCGGAATGATGGGCTGGCAGAGCAACGACGCCCCCGGAGCCTTCTGGCAGACCCCCGTGGAGAAGGGCGCCGCCCGACTCGCGGAACTCATGCGGCACTACCAGCCCGACGTGGTCGTCACCTACGACGAGAACGGCTTCTACGGCCACCCCGACCACATCCAGGCCCACCGCATCACGATGGCTGCTCTGGAGATGACCGAGCTGACACCGAAGGTGTACTGGACGACGATGCCCCGCTCGGCGATGCAGCGCTTCGGCGAGATCATGCGCGAGTTTCACGAGGACATGCCCGAGCCGGATCCCGCGGAAACCGCCGCGCTCGCCAAGATCGGCCTCCCCGACGACGAGATCACCACCTGGGTGGACACGACCGCATTCAGCGGTCAGAAGTTCGATGCCCTGGCCGCGCACGCCAGCCAGGGCGAGAACATCTTCTTCCTCAGGATGGGCAAGGAGAGGTTCGGCGAGCTGATGGGCATGGAGACCTTCGTACGCGTCCAGGACACCACCGGCGCGGCCCTGCCCGAGAACGACCTCTTCGCCGGACTGCGCTGA
- a CDS encoding helix-turn-helix domain-containing protein: protein MSDEELHSVRIHLDRLLAERGMTLTELSAQVGITVVNLSILKNGRAKAIRFSTLSRICEVLDCQPGDLITHDPSNGPG, encoded by the coding sequence ATGTCCGACGAGGAACTCCACTCGGTCCGGATCCACCTCGACCGGCTCCTCGCCGAGCGCGGGATGACGCTGACCGAACTGTCCGCACAGGTGGGCATCACTGTCGTCAACCTGTCCATCCTCAAGAACGGGCGGGCCAAAGCCATCCGCTTCTCGACCCTGTCGAGGATCTGCGAGGTCCTCGATTGCCAGCCGGGAGACCTCATCACCCACGACCCGTCGAACGGGCCCGGCTGA
- a CDS encoding glyoxalase, whose translation MATTASTAAHTSLGSVTLEVADLEGARRFYSAFGVDTYIHLRASETPSTGFRGFTLALTVSGPATVDGFFGAAVAAGATVLKPAAKSLWGYSGVVQAPDGTIWKIATSAKKNTGPATHEIDDIVLLIGVEAVKATKQFYLDQGLSVAKSVGSKYVEFTPGQPGAVKLALYKRRALAKDLGVPAEGTGSHRIALGSTTDAFTDLDGFAWETAAPLA comes from the coding sequence ATGGCAACCACCGCTTCCACCGCAGCCCACACGTCCCTCGGTTCCGTCACCCTCGAGGTGGCCGACCTCGAGGGCGCCCGCCGCTTCTACAGCGCCTTCGGAGTGGACACCTACATTCACCTGCGGGCGTCCGAGACGCCCTCCACCGGGTTCCGTGGCTTCACGCTGGCGCTCACGGTGTCCGGGCCGGCCACCGTCGACGGCTTCTTCGGCGCCGCCGTGGCAGCAGGCGCCACGGTCCTCAAGCCCGCCGCGAAGTCACTGTGGGGCTACAGCGGCGTCGTCCAGGCCCCGGACGGAACGATCTGGAAGATCGCCACCTCGGCGAAGAAGAACACCGGCCCCGCCACCCACGAGATCGACGACATCGTCCTGCTGATCGGCGTCGAGGCCGTGAAGGCCACCAAGCAGTTCTACCTCGACCAGGGCCTGAGCGTGGCCAAGAGCGTCGGCAGCAAGTACGTCGAGTTCACCCCCGGCCAGCCCGGCGCCGTCAAACTGGCCCTGTACAAGCGCCGCGCCCTCGCCAAGGACCTCGGCGTCCCCGCCGAGGGCACCGGCTCACACCGCATCGCCCTCGGCAGCACCACGGATGCCTTCACCGACCTGGACGGGTTCGCCTGGGAGACCGCCGCGCCGCTCGCTTAA
- a CDS encoding tetratricopeptide repeat protein codes for MVECYEQFVSTRDPAKLASLEALAMAAGLSGDLHALASAYLVAELPMEGVPLLEFLADSGPADPAVRCDLASAYILIGSVERACRELERILAAFPGFAAADRQLADVRVWLQWRVAEMDFQQRRAGFLSERIADEGGDIDEHIMLARALYQLARTPRSGVDWPDVVDALNRARRLHGDHSQVLELLTAATHQAGAEAEWHEALLALERVAPRSAILDHWRSAGPAGLPNPDRLLAVASSGTEDAHGALRDLRSQYRMCPNNPDIQRCLMQAEVRAGHVAEGLWLADGLAATGALDFYGHAALAMVYGVAGDQRMDRHFTAALPLAPDAGSRAAFQAQYDRVRGT; via the coding sequence GTGGTCGAGTGCTACGAGCAGTTCGTTTCGACCAGGGATCCGGCGAAGCTCGCCTCCCTGGAAGCGCTGGCCATGGCCGCCGGCCTGTCGGGAGACCTGCATGCGCTGGCATCGGCCTATCTGGTGGCAGAACTCCCCATGGAGGGGGTCCCGTTGCTGGAGTTCCTGGCCGACTCCGGCCCGGCGGATCCGGCCGTGCGGTGCGATCTCGCCAGCGCCTACATCCTGATCGGCAGTGTGGAACGGGCGTGCCGGGAGCTGGAGCGCATCCTGGCGGCCTTCCCCGGATTCGCCGCCGCCGACCGTCAACTCGCCGACGTCCGCGTGTGGTTGCAGTGGCGTGTGGCCGAGATGGACTTTCAGCAGCGCCGGGCCGGCTTCCTGTCCGAGCGGATCGCCGACGAGGGCGGCGACATCGACGAACACATCATGCTGGCAAGGGCCCTCTACCAGCTGGCCCGGACCCCGCGCAGCGGCGTTGACTGGCCGGACGTCGTGGACGCCCTGAACCGGGCGCGCCGCCTCCACGGCGATCACTCACAGGTGCTGGAACTCCTCACGGCAGCGACCCACCAGGCGGGAGCCGAGGCGGAGTGGCACGAGGCGCTGCTCGCCTTGGAACGGGTCGCTCCCCGGTCCGCCATCCTCGATCATTGGCGCTCCGCCGGTCCGGCCGGCCTTCCGAACCCGGACCGGTTGCTCGCGGTCGCCTCCTCGGGCACTGAGGACGCACACGGCGCCCTGCGGGACCTCCGGTCGCAGTACCGGATGTGTCCGAACAACCCGGACATCCAGCGCTGCCTGATGCAGGCAGAGGTCCGCGCGGGACACGTCGCCGAGGGGCTGTGGCTGGCCGATGGTCTGGCCGCCACCGGGGCGCTCGACTTCTACGGGCACGCTGCCCTCGCCATGGTCTACGGCGTGGCCGGAGACCAGCGGATGGACCGCCACTTCACCGCAGCCCTGCCCCTCGCGCCGGACGCGGGATCCCGGGCAGCGTTCCAGGCCCAGTACGACAGGGTGCGTGGAACTTGA